In Myxococcota bacterium, a single window of DNA contains:
- the thrC gene encoding threonine synthase, which yields MKPSPKYDAWFECARGCEGRWELTEVIYRCPHCEGLLTVQHDMERLKRTPPQKWMKIFESRAHSTEWPYGSGVWGKRELVCPVVAEDNVVSMFEGHTNLFWAKRLGQMWGIEDLWVKQCGNSHTGSFKDLGMTVLVSVVNEIRKRAPDKIRAVACASTGDTSAALAAYAAYAGIPAVVLLPRDKVSLAQLLQPVANGAITLSLETDFDGCMAIVQKIAERDGIYLANSMNSLRIEGQKTVGMEIVQQFDWEVPDWIVIPGGNLGNVSALGKGLLEWLELGIIDRLPRICCAQAANANPLFKSYLTGYEKYEPVMALPTLASAIQIGNPVSIDRAIATLKRFDGIVEQATEDELAEASAAGDRTGLFNCPHTGVALAALHKLIRRGEVKRDQRVVVISTAHGLKFTDFKRSYHAGQLEGIESRHANPPIPLAARYEDVRSEIFRQIELRFGT from the coding sequence ATGAAGCCCAGCCCTAAGTACGACGCCTGGTTCGAGTGCGCCCGCGGCTGCGAGGGCCGCTGGGAGCTGACCGAGGTCATCTACCGCTGTCCGCACTGCGAGGGACTGCTCACGGTGCAGCACGACATGGAGCGGCTGAAGCGCACGCCGCCGCAGAAGTGGATGAAGATCTTCGAGTCACGCGCGCACTCGACCGAGTGGCCGTACGGCTCGGGCGTGTGGGGCAAGCGCGAGCTGGTCTGTCCCGTGGTGGCCGAGGACAACGTGGTGTCCATGTTCGAGGGCCACACCAACTTGTTCTGGGCCAAGCGCCTGGGCCAGATGTGGGGCATCGAGGACCTGTGGGTGAAGCAGTGCGGCAACTCGCACACCGGGAGCTTCAAGGACCTCGGCATGACCGTGCTCGTGTCGGTGGTGAACGAGATCCGCAAGCGCGCGCCGGACAAGATCCGCGCCGTGGCCTGCGCCTCGACGGGAGACACTTCCGCGGCGCTCGCGGCCTACGCCGCCTACGCGGGCATCCCGGCCGTGGTGCTCCTGCCGCGCGACAAGGTCTCGCTCGCGCAGCTCCTGCAGCCGGTCGCGAACGGCGCGATCACGCTGTCACTCGAGACCGACTTCGACGGCTGCATGGCGATCGTGCAGAAGATCGCCGAGCGCGACGGGATCTATCTCGCCAACTCGATGAACAGCCTGCGCATCGAGGGCCAGAAGACGGTCGGCATGGAGATCGTGCAGCAATTCGACTGGGAGGTGCCGGACTGGATCGTGATTCCCGGCGGCAACCTCGGCAACGTATCGGCGCTGGGCAAAGGTCTGCTCGAGTGGCTCGAGCTGGGCATCATCGACCGGCTGCCGCGCATCTGCTGCGCGCAGGCGGCCAACGCCAACCCGCTGTTCAAGAGCTATCTCACCGGCTACGAGAAGTACGAGCCGGTGATGGCGCTGCCCACGCTGGCGTCGGCGATCCAGATCGGGAACCCGGTCTCGATCGACCGCGCGATCGCGACCTTGAAGCGGTTCGACGGCATCGTCGAGCAGGCCACCGAGGACGAGCTCGCCGAGGCCTCGGCCGCCGGCGACCGCACCGGCCTGTTCAACTGCCCGCACACCGGCGTGGCGCTCGCCGCGCTGCACAAGCTGATCCGGCGCGGCGAGGTGAAGCGCGACCAGCGCGTGGTCGTGATCTCGACCGCGCACGGGCTCAAGTTCACCGACTTCAAGCGCAGCTACCACGCGGGTCAGCTGGAAGGGATCGAGTCGCGGCACGCGAACCCGCCGATCCCCCTGGCCGCGCGCTACGAGGACGTGCGCAGCGAGATCTTCCGGCAGATCGAGCTGCGTTTCGGGACTTAG
- the lipA gene encoding lipoyl synthase: MSESAVRARTSGVFQRLPPHCKSPARPTPAVWDMKRMLRRRGLHSVCEEARCPNLAECFGRGTVTFMLLGDVCTRACRFCHVATGLGRPVDPREPEQVAAAAAELGLRHVVLTSVNRDDLPDQGSSQFAATIAALRTAAPGASVEVLTPDFRGDAECIDRVADARPEVYNHNVETVPRLYREVRIGARYDRSLALLARVKARHADILTKSGIMLGMGETRDELLSEFRDLRAAGVDCLTLGQYLRPTLAHRAVDRYLEPAEFAELADAGRAAGFRHVESGPLVRSSFHADTALNLWSPGHPTQAPWSPGHPTQAPFPRRGSAP; this comes from the coding sequence ATGTCCGAATCCGCTGTACGAGCGCGGACCTCCGGCGTTTTCCAGCGCCTGCCGCCGCACTGCAAGAGCCCCGCCCGGCCCACGCCGGCGGTGTGGGACATGAAGCGCATGCTGCGCCGGCGCGGACTCCACTCGGTGTGCGAGGAGGCGCGCTGCCCGAACCTGGCCGAGTGTTTCGGGCGGGGCACGGTGACGTTCATGTTGCTGGGCGACGTGTGCACGCGCGCGTGCCGCTTCTGTCACGTGGCGACGGGCCTGGGCCGGCCGGTCGACCCGCGCGAGCCGGAGCAGGTCGCCGCCGCGGCCGCCGAGCTGGGCTTGCGCCACGTGGTGCTCACCAGCGTGAATCGCGACGACCTGCCCGACCAGGGCTCGAGTCAGTTCGCGGCCACGATCGCGGCGTTGCGCACGGCCGCGCCCGGCGCCTCGGTCGAGGTGCTGACTCCCGATTTCCGGGGCGACGCCGAGTGCATCGACCGGGTCGCCGACGCGCGGCCCGAGGTCTACAACCACAACGTCGAGACCGTCCCGCGGCTCTACCGCGAGGTGCGCATCGGCGCGCGCTACGACCGCTCGCTCGCGCTCCTGGCGCGCGTGAAGGCACGCCACGCCGACATCCTGACCAAGTCCGGCATCATGTTGGGCATGGGCGAGACCCGCGACGAGCTGCTGAGCGAGTTTCGCGACCTGCGCGCGGCCGGCGTCGACTGTCTCACGCTGGGCCAGTATCTGCGGCCGACGCTCGCGCACCGGGCCGTGGACCGCTACCTCGAGCCCGCCGAATTCGCCGAGCTCGCCGACGCCGGCCGGGCGGCCGGCTTCCGCCACGTGGAGTCCGGTCCGCTCGTGCGCAGCTCGTTCCACGCCGATACCGCCCTGAACTTATGGTCGCCTGGGCACCCTACCCAGGCTCCGTGGTCGCCTGGGCACCCTACCCAGGCTCCGTTCCCCCGCAGAGGCAGCGCGCCATGA
- a CDS encoding tetratricopeptide repeat protein, with translation MAGSMQNSGEFTPEEHHRRGLALLEAGHGHEGFEHLSRAYLIDPQNARFRSSYALALALVRGQFLGAVELARAAVRQEFYNPDLYLNLARIYLAFDFKADAIRFLRRGLMVDPENAAVQRRLADLGIRRRPPIRFLPRNHAVNRFLGRMQARVLGRAAWVAARVQGA, from the coding sequence ATGGCAGGTTCCATGCAAAACAGCGGAGAGTTCACCCCGGAAGAGCATCACCGGCGCGGTCTGGCGCTGCTCGAGGCGGGGCATGGTCACGAGGGGTTCGAGCATCTCTCGCGTGCCTATCTGATCGATCCCCAGAACGCGCGCTTCCGCTCGTCGTACGCGCTCGCGCTGGCCCTCGTGCGGGGTCAATTCCTCGGCGCGGTCGAGCTCGCGCGTGCTGCCGTGCGGCAGGAGTTCTACAACCCGGATCTGTATCTCAACCTGGCGCGGATCTATCTCGCGTTCGACTTCAAGGCCGACGCGATCCGCTTTCTGCGCCGCGGGCTGATGGTCGATCCCGAGAACGCGGCCGTTCAGCGACGGCTCGCCGACCTCGGCATCCGTCGCCGGCCTCCGATCCGGTTCCTGCCGCGCAATCATGCGGTCAACCGCTTCCTCGGCCGCATGCAGGCGCGCGTCTTGGGACGTGCGGCCTGGGTCGCCGCGCGCGTTCAGGGCGCTTGA
- a CDS encoding AURKAIP1/COX24 domain-containing protein, whose translation MGSVIKKRRKKMRKHKYKKLRARNRHKRNKR comes from the coding sequence GTGGGCAGTGTGATCAAGAAGCGCCGCAAGAAGATGCGCAAGCACAAGTACAAGAAGCTGCGCGCGCGCAACCGGCACAAGCGGAACAAGCGCTAA
- the glpX gene encoding class II fructose-bisphosphatase, whose amino-acid sequence MDRNLALELVRATEAAALACAHLMGRGDETAADQAAVDAMRTALNKIEMDGTIVIGEGERDEAPMLFIGEKVGTGSGPKIEIALDPLEGTTICATGGQNSLSVIAAAEEGGFLHAPDTYMEKIAVGPSARGAIDIDKSPTHNLKSISKAMGVPVQDLTVVILDRPRHEKLIEEVRKAGARIRLIKDGDVSAAIATCSREHQVDVLMGTGGAPEGVIAAAALRCQGGDLQGRLRPRNPGEADRARAMGIKDVNAKLTLEQLARGDVLFAGTGVTEGDFLKGVRFRAEGALTHSVVMRSHSMTTRWIEAEHNFRFKPR is encoded by the coding sequence ATGGACCGAAACCTCGCGCTCGAGCTCGTGCGCGCCACGGAAGCGGCGGCGCTGGCGTGCGCTCATCTCATGGGGCGCGGCGACGAGACGGCCGCCGACCAGGCGGCGGTCGACGCGATGCGCACCGCGCTCAACAAGATCGAGATGGACGGCACGATCGTGATCGGCGAGGGCGAGCGCGACGAGGCGCCCATGTTGTTCATCGGCGAGAAGGTCGGCACCGGCAGCGGCCCCAAGATCGAGATCGCGCTCGACCCGCTCGAGGGCACCACGATCTGCGCGACCGGCGGCCAGAACTCGCTGTCGGTGATCGCCGCGGCGGAGGAGGGCGGCTTCCTGCACGCGCCCGACACCTACATGGAGAAGATCGCGGTCGGGCCCTCGGCGCGCGGCGCGATCGACATCGACAAGAGCCCGACTCACAACCTGAAGAGCATCTCGAAGGCCATGGGCGTGCCGGTGCAGGACCTGACCGTGGTCATCCTGGACCGGCCGCGGCACGAGAAGCTGATCGAGGAGGTGCGCAAGGCGGGCGCGCGCATCCGGCTGATCAAGGACGGCGACGTCTCGGCCGCGATCGCGACCTGCAGCCGCGAGCACCAGGTCGACGTGCTGATGGGCACGGGCGGCGCGCCCGAGGGAGTGATCGCGGCGGCCGCGCTGCGCTGCCAGGGGGGCGACTTGCAGGGCCGCCTGCGCCCGCGCAACCCGGGCGAGGCCGACCGCGCCCGCGCCATGGGCATCAAGGACGTGAACGCCAAGCTCACGCTCGAGCAGCTCGCCCGCGGCGACGTGCTGTTCGCCGGCACGGGAGTCACCGAGGGTGACTTCCTGAAGGGCGTGCGCTTCCGGGCGGAGGGCGCGCTGACCCACTCGGTGGTCATGCGCAGTCACTCGATGACCACGCGCTGGATCGAGGCCGAGCACAACTTCCGCTTCAAGCCGCGCTAG
- a CDS encoding homoserine dehydrogenase: MAERAMRIGLVGLGTIGTGVVRALASHGDLIAERLGFRLELARIADIDLERDRGVPLAGVRLTKDWREIVNDPDIDLVVELIGGTRVAREVVLAALDAGKSVVTANKALLATHGAEVYALAASKRTEIAFEASVGGTIPVLRALREGLCADRVKALHGIVNGTCNFILTQMEAHGEPYEVCLKRAQELGYAEPDPSFDVDGVDSAHKLAILAGLAFGARVAPDAFPIDGIRRIVPADIEYARRIGLRIKLLAVAKRSGACIEARVQPTMIPRESVLAGVDGSMNAIEVRGELSGPTLYYGAGAGALPTASAVLSDLMELARARRLGVAGRVPPLGTGEPGDAVLCRPGDERGEFYVRFTALDKPGVLSRITGALGARGISIASVLQEERHESRGVPIVLTVHEARQADLDAALADVARLPEVVAPAQKIRIEREL; encoded by the coding sequence ATGGCTGAGCGCGCCATGCGCATCGGCCTGGTCGGCTTGGGCACGATCGGCACGGGCGTCGTGCGGGCGCTGGCGAGTCACGGCGACCTGATCGCCGAGCGCCTGGGCTTCCGGCTCGAGCTGGCGCGCATCGCCGACATCGACCTGGAGCGCGACCGCGGCGTGCCGCTGGCGGGGGTGCGACTCACCAAAGACTGGCGCGAGATCGTGAACGACCCCGACATCGACCTCGTGGTCGAGCTGATCGGCGGTACGCGCGTGGCGCGCGAGGTCGTGCTCGCGGCGCTCGACGCCGGCAAGTCGGTGGTCACCGCCAACAAGGCGCTGCTCGCGACGCACGGCGCCGAGGTCTACGCGCTCGCCGCCTCGAAGCGCACCGAGATCGCCTTCGAGGCCAGCGTGGGCGGCACCATCCCGGTGCTGCGTGCGCTGCGCGAGGGTCTGTGCGCCGACCGCGTGAAGGCGCTGCACGGCATCGTGAACGGCACCTGCAACTTCATCCTGACGCAGATGGAGGCCCACGGCGAGCCGTACGAGGTGTGTCTCAAGCGCGCGCAGGAGCTCGGCTACGCCGAGCCCGACCCGAGCTTCGACGTGGACGGCGTCGACTCGGCGCACAAGCTCGCGATCCTGGCCGGGCTGGCGTTCGGCGCGCGCGTCGCCCCCGACGCCTTCCCGATCGACGGCATCCGCCGGATCGTGCCGGCCGACATCGAGTACGCGCGGCGCATCGGCCTGCGCATCAAGCTCCTGGCCGTGGCCAAGCGCTCGGGGGCGTGCATCGAGGCGCGCGTGCAGCCCACGATGATCCCGCGCGAGAGCGTGCTGGCGGGCGTCGACGGGTCGATGAACGCGATCGAGGTGCGCGGCGAGCTGTCCGGCCCGACGCTCTACTACGGCGCGGGCGCGGGCGCCTTGCCCACAGCGAGCGCCGTGCTGTCCGACCTGATGGAGCTGGCGCGCGCGCGCCGCCTGGGCGTGGCGGGCCGGGTGCCGCCGCTCGGCACCGGCGAGCCCGGCGACGCAGTTCTGTGTCGGCCGGGCGACGAGCGCGGCGAGTTCTACGTGCGCTTCACGGCGCTCGACAAGCCCGGCGTGCTGTCGCGCATCACCGGCGCGCTCGGCGCGCGCGGCATCAGCATCGCGAGCGTGCTCCAGGAGGAACGCCACGAGTCGCGCGGCGTGCCGATCGTGCTCACGGTCCACGAGGCGCGCCAGGCCGATCTCGACGCCGCGCTCGCCGACGTGGCGCGGCTGCCCGAGGTCGTGGCGCCGGCGCAGAAGATCCGCATCGAGCGGGAGCTGTGA
- a CDS encoding ATP-binding protein: MSERALRSVDALRGDEALATPVVPDEERAQRSLWVQRSDWLEALARRENAYTAGERLWRASEQWIAALAELAQDPSVILAELPLWARFLDRHSSVTVLPAGEDTQIFWANVPGFPPDAGECEFRLGALRALLAHCSGDEPVAVAHMECAARGGDHCRYEVLDWIPVRDKRHERALHEVSHLAADLEGREALQRRLSELALRSGPLPDVRTLGAVRRFLEEVEDIILVFDRNLDVLDANRAALRFAGMSLAELQGYSMQDFLSRESWDTVRELLPRLLDAGAMRGVQLDVHTRRGEATLELSARVAASGEAIVCIARDITGRLALERELASRNEQLRAQNERIADADRMKSEFLANVSHELTTPLTSIKGFAKLLRGDVAAELAGGARLAAEQRVEFLALVEREAARMTELIRGLLDLSNLEAGGVTLQRKRVALGAVVEECLQILKPRLDDAGLELECALDPDLPHAWLDPDRIKQVVLNLLENSAKFSRRGARIGVTTGVAEGAVELRVSNPARELEPRDLERIFARFVQRDGSYSRKYGGVGLGLNVVRALVELHGGRVWAELREPGRVEFVVRLPASE; encoded by the coding sequence GTGAGCGAGCGCGCGCTGCGCAGCGTCGATGCGCTGCGCGGCGATGAGGCGCTCGCGACTCCGGTCGTGCCCGACGAGGAGCGCGCGCAGCGCTCTCTCTGGGTCCAGCGCAGCGATTGGCTCGAGGCCCTGGCTCGGCGCGAGAACGCCTACACCGCCGGGGAACGCCTGTGGCGCGCGAGCGAGCAGTGGATCGCCGCGCTGGCCGAGCTCGCCCAGGACCCGAGCGTGATCCTCGCCGAGCTGCCGCTGTGGGCGCGCTTCCTCGATCGCCACTCGAGCGTGACCGTGCTCCCGGCCGGCGAGGACACGCAGATCTTCTGGGCCAACGTCCCGGGCTTCCCGCCGGACGCAGGCGAATGCGAGTTCCGGCTGGGCGCGCTGCGCGCGCTGCTCGCGCACTGCTCGGGCGACGAGCCGGTCGCGGTCGCGCACATGGAGTGCGCCGCGCGCGGCGGCGATCACTGCCGCTACGAGGTGCTCGACTGGATCCCCGTGCGCGACAAGCGCCACGAGCGGGCGCTGCACGAAGTGAGTCATCTGGCCGCAGACCTCGAGGGGCGCGAGGCGCTGCAGCGCCGGCTGTCGGAGCTGGCGCTGCGCTCGGGCCCGCTGCCCGACGTGCGCACGCTGGGGGCGGTGCGGCGCTTCCTCGAGGAGGTCGAGGACATCATCCTGGTGTTCGACCGTAACCTGGACGTGCTCGACGCGAACCGAGCCGCGCTGCGCTTCGCGGGCATGTCACTCGCGGAGCTCCAGGGCTACTCGATGCAGGACTTCCTGTCGCGCGAGTCCTGGGACACGGTGCGCGAGCTGCTGCCGCGGCTGCTCGACGCCGGTGCCATGCGCGGCGTGCAGCTCGACGTGCACACGCGCCGCGGCGAGGCCACGCTCGAGCTGTCGGCGCGCGTGGCCGCGAGCGGCGAGGCGATCGTGTGCATCGCGCGCGACATCACCGGGCGGCTGGCGCTCGAGCGCGAGCTGGCCAGCCGCAACGAGCAGCTGCGCGCCCAGAACGAGCGCATCGCCGACGCCGACCGCATGAAGTCCGAGTTCCTCGCCAACGTGAGTCACGAGCTGACCACGCCGCTCACCAGCATCAAGGGCTTCGCCAAGCTCTTGCGCGGCGACGTCGCGGCCGAGCTCGCGGGCGGCGCGCGCCTCGCCGCCGAGCAGCGCGTCGAGTTCCTCGCGCTGGTCGAGCGCGAGGCCGCGCGCATGACCGAGCTGATCCGCGGCTTGCTCGACCTGTCCAACCTCGAGGCGGGCGGAGTCACGTTGCAGCGCAAGCGCGTGGCACTGGGCGCGGTGGTCGAAGAGTGTCTGCAGATCCTGAAGCCGCGCCTCGACGATGCCGGCCTCGAGCTCGAGTGCGCGCTCGACCCCGACCTGCCGCACGCCTGGCTCGACCCCGACCGCATCAAGCAGGTCGTTTTGAACCTGCTCGAGAACTCCGCGAAGTTCAGCAGGCGCGGCGCGCGCATCGGGGTCACGACCGGCGTGGCCGAAGGCGCGGTCGAGCTGCGCGTGTCCAACCCTGCGCGCGAGCTCGAGCCGCGCGACCTGGAGCGCATCTTCGCGCGCTTCGTGCAGCGCGACGGCTCCTACTCCCGGAAGTACGGCGGGGTAGGGCTGGGCCTGAACGTGGTGCGCGCGCTGGTCGAGCTGCACGGCGGCCGCGTCTGGGCCGAGCTTCGCGAGCCCGGACGCGTGGAGTTCGTCGTCCGCCTGCCGGCCAGCGAGTAG
- a CDS encoding riboflavin synthase yields the protein MFTGIVERVARITRLETVAGRVELEVEAGADVACEVKLGDSIALSGTCLTVVAVRGERLAFQIVPESLRMTSLGARKAGEALNLERAMRADARLDGHIVQGHVDGVGTVREVRPDGDDRLIRVDCAAELAEQVVPKGSVAVEGVSLTAVEPDERGFWVALIPHTRAVTTLGSLAPGQAVNLELDVLGKYVFRYLSRLRKP from the coding sequence GTGTTCACCGGCATCGTCGAGCGGGTCGCGCGCATCACGCGGCTGGAGACCGTCGCGGGCCGGGTCGAGCTCGAGGTCGAGGCCGGCGCCGACGTCGCGTGCGAGGTGAAGCTCGGCGACAGCATCGCGCTCTCGGGCACGTGCCTCACGGTGGTGGCCGTGCGCGGCGAGCGGCTCGCGTTCCAGATCGTACCCGAGTCTCTGCGCATGACCTCTCTGGGCGCGCGCAAGGCGGGCGAGGCGCTGAACCTCGAGCGCGCGATGCGCGCCGACGCCCGGCTCGACGGCCACATCGTGCAGGGCCACGTCGACGGCGTGGGCACGGTGCGCGAGGTCCGGCCCGACGGCGACGACCGACTGATTCGCGTGGACTGCGCGGCCGAGCTGGCCGAGCAAGTCGTGCCCAAGGGCTCGGTCGCGGTCGAAGGAGTCTCGCTCACTGCCGTCGAGCCCGACGAACGCGGCTTCTGGGTGGCGCTGATCCCCCACACGCGCGCGGTCACGACGCTGGGCTCTCTCGCACCGGGCCAAGCGGTCAACCTGGAGCTCGACGTGCTGGGCAAGTACGTGTTCCGATACCTGTCCCGGCTGCGGAAACCGTGA
- a CDS encoding KH domain-containing protein, producing the protein MKELVEMIVKALVDQPELVEITEIKGNHAHVIELNVAKEDLGKVIGKGGAHASAIRTILAAASGKENKRYILEIIEH; encoded by the coding sequence ATGAAGGAACTGGTCGAGATGATCGTGAAGGCGCTGGTCGACCAGCCCGAGCTCGTCGAGATCACCGAGATCAAGGGAAACCACGCCCACGTCATCGAGCTGAACGTCGCCAAAGAGGACCTCGGCAAGGTGATCGGCAAGGGCGGCGCGCACGCCTCCGCAATCCGCACGATCCTGGCAGCGGCCAGCGGCAAGGAGAACAAGCGGTACATCCTCGAGATCATCGAGCACTGA
- a CDS encoding aminotransferase class I/II-fold pyridoxal phosphate-dependent enzyme, whose product MMKFEKLERLPPYVLAIVNDLKARARRAGEDVIDLGFGNPNHPTPPHVVEKLVEAARDPRNHHYSSSRGLPNLRRAMARWYERRYALRLDPETQVMSTIGAKEGLSHFVIAAIQRGDTVLCPDPCYPIHSFSVLIAGGDIRRVPLLPLDGLLERLEEATQASWPRPKMLIASFPHNPTTATVDLAYLTRLVEFCRRNDLVLVHDLAYAEICYDGYVPPSVLQVPGAMDCAIEFTSLSKSHAMAGWRVGFAAGNAELVRMLGRVKSYLDYGTFQPIQIATIIALDGPQDFVAEIVEDYRQRRNALCEGLEQASWKIEKPLGTMFVWAPIPERFKELGSLEFSKLLLEKSQVAVAPGVGFGPAGEGFVRFALVENTHRIRQAVRSMRKLLRDG is encoded by the coding sequence ATGATGAAGTTCGAGAAGCTCGAGAGACTTCCGCCGTACGTGCTCGCAATCGTGAACGATCTCAAGGCGCGCGCGCGGCGCGCCGGCGAGGACGTGATCGACCTCGGCTTCGGCAATCCCAACCACCCGACTCCGCCGCACGTGGTCGAGAAGCTGGTCGAAGCCGCACGCGATCCGCGCAACCACCACTACTCGTCCTCGCGCGGGCTGCCGAACCTGCGCCGCGCCATGGCGCGCTGGTACGAGCGCCGCTACGCGCTGCGGCTCGACCCCGAGACCCAGGTCATGTCGACGATCGGCGCGAAGGAGGGCCTGTCGCACTTCGTGATCGCGGCGATCCAGCGCGGTGACACCGTGCTGTGTCCTGACCCGTGCTACCCGATCCACAGCTTCTCCGTGCTGATCGCGGGTGGCGACATCCGGCGCGTGCCGCTCCTGCCGCTCGACGGTCTGCTCGAGCGGCTGGAAGAGGCCACGCAGGCCAGCTGGCCGCGGCCGAAGATGTTGATCGCCTCCTTCCCGCACAACCCGACCACGGCGACCGTCGACCTGGCCTATCTCACGCGCCTGGTCGAGTTCTGCCGGCGCAACGACCTGGTGCTGGTGCACGACCTCGCCTACGCGGAGATCTGCTACGACGGCTACGTGCCGCCCAGCGTGCTGCAGGTGCCCGGCGCCATGGACTGCGCGATCGAGTTCACCTCGCTCTCGAAGTCACACGCCATGGCGGGCTGGCGCGTGGGCTTCGCGGCCGGCAACGCCGAGCTCGTGCGCATGCTGGGGCGCGTGAAGAGCTATCTCGACTACGGGACGTTCCAGCCGATCCAGATCGCCACCATCATCGCGCTCGACGGTCCGCAGGACTTCGTGGCCGAGATCGTCGAGGACTACCGGCAGCGGCGCAACGCGCTGTGCGAGGGCCTGGAGCAGGCCAGCTGGAAGATCGAGAAGCCGCTCGGGACCATGTTCGTGTGGGCGCCGATCCCGGAGCGATTCAAGGAGCTCGGGTCACTCGAGTTCTCGAAGCTCCTGCTCGAGAAGTCACAGGTCGCGGTCGCCCCCGGCGTCGGCTTCGGGCCGGCGGGCGAGGGCTTCGTGCGCTTCGCGCTGGTCGAGAACACGCACCGCATCCGCCAGGCGGTGCGCAGCATGCGCAAGCTGCTCCGCGATGGCTGA